A genomic segment from Variovorax paradoxus B4 encodes:
- the cpaB gene encoding Flp pilus assembly protein CpaB, with protein sequence MKNIKALGLLLLALLTGLAAAIYAAGWVSRQGGIASNKVVVAAVDIELGSRVNPQMLSLVDWPSGSLPAGSFKDAKSLEDRVVKVGVLRGEAILEGKLAPVGTQGGLSAVIASGKRAMTVRVNDVVGVAGFALPGNYVDVMVNAQQDKNRGEENRQISKTVLEKVLVLAVAQEANRDDTKPKVVSAVTLELSLEDSEKLDLARSVGTLSLVLRNQMDKTTVATAGITKGQLFGEKEILPISTTVAARPAPARVPRTAPVVLRQSECVEVIQHAARSLTCF encoded by the coding sequence ATGAAAAACATCAAGGCGCTCGGGCTGCTTCTGCTGGCCCTCCTGACCGGTCTGGCGGCCGCGATCTACGCGGCGGGCTGGGTTTCCCGACAGGGCGGGATCGCATCCAACAAGGTGGTGGTGGCCGCCGTCGACATCGAGCTGGGCAGCCGGGTCAATCCCCAGATGCTGTCGCTGGTCGACTGGCCGAGCGGCTCGCTGCCGGCGGGGTCGTTCAAGGACGCGAAGTCGCTCGAGGACCGCGTGGTCAAGGTCGGCGTGCTGCGCGGCGAGGCCATCCTGGAAGGCAAGCTCGCGCCGGTCGGCACCCAGGGCGGCCTTTCCGCCGTCATTGCCAGCGGCAAGCGCGCCATGACGGTGCGGGTCAACGACGTGGTGGGCGTGGCGGGCTTTGCGCTGCCGGGCAACTACGTCGACGTGATGGTCAACGCGCAGCAGGACAAGAACCGCGGCGAAGAGAACCGCCAGATCAGCAAGACCGTGCTTGAAAAGGTGCTGGTGTTGGCAGTGGCGCAAGAAGCCAACCGCGACGACACCAAGCCGAAGGTGGTCAGCGCGGTGACGCTGGAGCTGTCGCTCGAAGACTCCGAAAAGCTCGACCTGGCGCGCAGCGTGGGAACCCTCTCGCTGGTGCTGCGCAATCAGATGGACAAGACCACAGTTGCCACCGCAGGTATCACCAAGGGCCAGTTGTTCGGCGAGAAGGAAATCCTGCCGATCTCCACCACCGTGGCAGCGCGGCCGGCCCCCGCGCGAGTGCCGCGTACCGCCCCCGTGGTGCTGCGGCAATCCGAATGCGTGGAAGTGATCCAGCACGCAGCCCGCTCGCTCACCTGCTTCTGA
- a CDS encoding type II and III secretion system protein family protein codes for MQHLSSSSPAWLLAALTTLAAPGFAAELAAPAPAPVAAPSAPAPAAAPAMRRCRAIIPDDQPTYAVLGKSVVIPLQTRVARILVSGQPPSNAPAATAQPPAAAKGAGDGVADVDVMLLSPNDLFFRGRQAGSMNVVLQSADGTCYIKDVIVTIDPGALQSKLAELMPEENRIRVRSAEKSIVLTGEVSDTLKLDDVLTLAAAYGADGKKVVNLLRVTAPQQVMLEVKIAEVSKTLLDRLGARVGLLRTASGGLNTYSLISDFLSGGSGLVEALRIGRASIGIDGQKDDGLVRILAEPNIMSISGQQASFLSGGKIFIPVAQSSNGRSGSTITLEEKEFGIGVKFTPTVLNGGRVNLKMVSEVSDLSQTGSPFTTVGGVTAVLPSLTVRRADTTVQLNDGQSFVIAGLIKSNVTETIKRYPGLGEVPVMGALFRSSEFQNDQTELMFVITPRLVRPLAETPRVPTDNHVVPSRAEVYLNGSLESSTPAPVAPASNPL; via the coding sequence GTGCAACATCTCTCTTCTTCTTCACCCGCCTGGCTGCTGGCGGCGCTCACGACCCTGGCGGCGCCAGGCTTTGCGGCGGAGCTTGCAGCCCCGGCTCCGGCACCCGTCGCGGCGCCATCGGCGCCCGCGCCGGCCGCCGCACCCGCGATGCGCCGCTGCAGGGCCATCATTCCGGACGACCAGCCGACCTATGCGGTGCTCGGCAAGTCGGTGGTCATTCCGCTGCAGACACGTGTCGCGCGCATCCTGGTCAGCGGGCAGCCGCCGAGCAACGCCCCGGCGGCCACGGCGCAGCCGCCAGCGGCGGCAAAGGGCGCAGGCGACGGCGTGGCCGATGTCGACGTGATGCTGCTGAGTCCGAACGATCTCTTCTTCCGCGGACGGCAGGCCGGCTCGATGAACGTGGTGCTGCAAAGCGCCGACGGCACCTGCTATATCAAGGACGTCATCGTGACGATCGACCCGGGCGCGCTGCAGTCCAAGCTGGCCGAGCTGATGCCCGAAGAGAACCGCATCCGCGTGCGCAGCGCCGAGAAATCCATCGTGCTCACCGGCGAGGTCAGCGACACGCTCAAGCTCGACGACGTGCTGACCCTGGCCGCGGCCTACGGCGCGGACGGCAAGAAGGTGGTGAACCTGCTGCGCGTCACGGCGCCGCAGCAAGTGATGCTGGAGGTGAAGATTGCCGAAGTCAGCAAGACGCTGCTGGACCGGCTGGGCGCGCGTGTCGGCCTGCTCCGTACAGCCAGCGGCGGGCTCAACACCTATTCGCTGATCTCCGACTTCCTGAGCGGCGGCTCGGGGCTTGTCGAGGCGCTGCGGATCGGCCGTGCGTCGATTGGGATCGACGGCCAGAAAGACGACGGCCTGGTGCGCATCCTGGCCGAGCCCAACATCATGTCGATCAGCGGCCAGCAGGCCAGCTTCCTGTCGGGCGGCAAGATCTTCATCCCTGTGGCGCAGAGCTCCAACGGCCGCAGCGGCTCGACCATCACGCTCGAGGAAAAGGAATTCGGCATCGGCGTGAAGTTCACCCCCACCGTATTGAACGGCGGCCGGGTCAACCTCAAGATGGTGTCGGAAGTGTCGGACCTGTCGCAGACCGGCTCGCCCTTCACCACCGTGGGCGGCGTGACGGCGGTGCTGCCGTCGCTGACGGTGCGCCGCGCCGACACCACCGTGCAGCTCAACGACGGCCAGAGCTTCGTCATTGCGGGGCTCATCAAGAGCAACGTCACCGAAACCATCAAGCGCTACCCCGGACTGGGCGAGGTTCCGGTGATGGGCGCGCTGTTCCGCAGCTCCGAGTTCCAGAACGACCAGACCGAGCTGATGTTCGTGATCACGCCGCGCCTGGTCCGGCCGCTGGCCGAGACGCCCCGTGTTCCGACCGACAACCACGTCGTTCCAAGCCGCGCCGAGGTCTACCTGAACGGCAGCCTCGAAAGTAGCACCCCGGCCCCGGTCGCACCGGCAAGCAATCCCCTGTAA